Proteins co-encoded in one Arachis hypogaea cultivar Tifrunner chromosome 11, arahy.Tifrunner.gnm2.J5K5, whole genome shotgun sequence genomic window:
- the LOC112720392 gene encoding V-type proton ATPase subunit H: MDHAELTTDQVLRRDIPWETYMSTKLISGTSLQLLRRYDHRSESHRAQLLDDDGPAYVRVFVHVLRDIFKEDTVEYVLALIDEMLAANPKRARLFHDSSLSDEDTYEPFLRLLWKGNWFIQEKSCKILALIVSARPKNQNGVVSNGDTSKKPFTTIDDVLRALVKWLCEQLKKPSHPNRGVPTAVNCLATLLKEHLVRSSFVQADGVKLLVPLISPASTQQSIQILYEACLCIWLLSYYEPAIEYLATSRALPRLIDVVKTSTKEKVVRVVVLTLRNLLSKGSLGAQMVDFQLPQVVQSLKAQAWSDEDLLEALNSLEEGLKDNIKKLSSFDKYKQEVLLGHLDWSPMHKDPLFWRENINHFEENDFQILRVLVTILDTSSDPRTLAVACFDISQFIQHHPSGRIIVADLKAKERVMKLMNHENTEVTKNALLCIQRLFLGAKYASFLQA; encoded by the exons ATGGACCATGCCGAATTAACCACCGACCAG GTTCTGAGGAGGGACATTCCATGGGAGACGTACATGTCTACCAAGCTCATCTCTGGCACAAGCCTTCAGCTCTTAAGGCGTTATGATCACCGATCAGAGAGTCACAGAGCACAGTTGCTCGATGAT GATGGTCCGGCTTATGTTCGCGTGTTTGTTCATGTCTTGCGTGATATTTTCAAAGAAGATACTGTAGAATATGTTTTGGCTCTAATTGATGAGATGCTGGCTG CGAACCCGAAAAGAGCAAGATTGTTTCATGATAGCTCCCTTTCAGATGAAGATACCTATGAGCCTTTCTTA AGGTTGCTTTGGAAAGGAAACTGGTTCATACAAGAGAAAAGTTGTAAGATCCTTGCTTTGATAGTTAG TGCCAGGCCTAAAAATCAGAATGGTGTTGTTTCAAATGGAGATACATCAAAGAAACCCTTCACCACTATTGATGATGTTTTGAGAGCATTGGTAAAATGGCTTTGTGAACAG ctcaagaagcCATCTCATCCCAATCGTGGAGTCCCAACTGCTGTCAATTGCTTAGCAACTCTGCTTAAGGAACATCTGGTTAGGTCTTCCTTTGTTCAAGCAGATGGAGTGAAGTTGCTTGTGCCATTGATTTCACCAGCATCCACCCAACAATCTATTCAG ATTCTGTATGAAGCATGTCTCTGCATATGGCTGCTATCCTATTATGAGCCGGCAATTGAATATTTGGCTACTTCGAGGGCCCTTCCACGACTTATTGACGTTGTTAAGACTTCTACAAAAGAAAAG GTTGTTAGAGTAGTGGTCTTGACTCTTAGAAACTTGCTGTCAAAAGGGAGTTTGGGTGCTCAGATGGTTGACTTTCAGCTGCCACAAGTTGTTCAGAGTTTAAAAGCTCAAGCTTGGAGTGATGAG GACTTGCTGGAGGCATTGAATTCTCTTGAAGAAGGGCTAAAAGATAACATTAAGAAACTTAGTTCTTTTGATAAGTACAAGCAAGAAGTCCTGCTTGGTCATCTGGATTGGTCCCCGATGCACAAAGATCCATTGTTTTGGCGAGAAAATATTAATCACTTTGAAGAAAATGACTtccag ATTCTAAGGGTCCTAGTTACAATTCTTGATACGTCCAGTGATCCAAGAACTCTGGCTGTTGCTTGCTTTGACATTTCACAGTTCATCCAGCACCATCCTTCTGGTCGGATCATTGTGGCGGACCTTAAAGCCAAGGAACGAGTAATGAAACTAATGAATCATGAGAATACCGAGGTTACTAAAAATGCACTGCTCTGCATCCAACGGCTTTTCTTAGGGGCAAAGTATGCAAGCTTTTTGCAAGCCTAG
- the LOC112720393 gene encoding lysM domain receptor-like kinase 4: MQPIIILYNTSLFVTLFLHILPSSSLRMQSFTIIIHVLTLSLLYHFYVILAQQPYIGVATTACSQTLNSNSILGYTCNGLKPSCQSYLTFESQINYNSVPTISSLLNIDPTQLSKANSVSQNATFEINKLVIVPVNCSCFANQYYQYNTSYKVQSGDNYFIIANNTFEGLSTCQAMKDQNKIDELKLSPGDKLRVPLRCACPTKNQTEKGFKYLLSYLVSFGDDVSHISERFGVTIETILEANSLSSQKPTINPFTTLLVPLQEKPSSSQTVMTPPPPSLSPSQPPPSSSGGSSSKTWVYVVVGVVGGVVLVLVLFSIIFRKHFHKIRKKKKKGNSVIVSKSFEAIEKQQGKKLEEDSETLSEIISDIAQSFKVYKFKELQSATNDFSSELLIKGSVYRGLINGDLAAIKKINRDVSKEVQLLNKVNHSNVIRLSGVSFNEGHWYLVYEYAANGPLSDCIFMENGQFLSWKQRIKIALDVATGLDYLHSFTSPPFIHKDLKCDNILLDADFRAKIANFGLARSIQGEEDEFSMTRHIVGTRNYMAPEYLQNGIVSTKLDVYAFGVMVVEILTGRDVAAIYAEYDKKNLEEILSSIVKEEGDHERLKEFMDPSLKGNYATEHAVFIIGMIEKCIKKDPASRPSMQDIVSSLSKALDSLNWESLVNISG, encoded by the coding sequence ATGCAACCTATAATTATTCTCTATAACACTTCTTTATTCGTCACCTTGTTCCTCCATATCCTTCCCTCTTCCTCACTCAGAATGCAATCCTTTACCATCATTATCCATGTCCTCACCTTGTCCTTATTGTATCATTTCTATGTGATTCTAGCTCAGCAACCTTACATTGGTGTGGCCACAACTGCATGTTCCCAAACTCTTAACTCAAATTCAATCCTCGGTTACACTTGCAATGGCTTGAAACCTAGTTGCCAATCTTACCTTACCTTCGAGTCTCAAATCAACTACAACTCTGTTCCTACAATTTCTTCTTTGTTGAACATTGATCCCACCCAGCTTTCCAAAGCGAATTCCGTTTCCCAGAACGCAACCTTTGAAATAAACAAGCTGGTGATTGTTCCTGTAAACTGTTCCTGTTTTGCTAATCAGTATTATCAGTATAACACTTCTTATAAGGTCCAAAGTGGCGACAACTATTTCATCATTGCTAACAACACTTTTGAAGGCCTTTCAACATGTCAAGCTATGAAGGATCAAAACAAAATCGATGAGTTAAAGCTTTCACCCGGTGATAAACTTAGAGTTCCTCTTAGATGTGCTTGTCCTACAAAGAATCAAACAGAGAAAGGTTTCAAGTACCTATTGAGTTACTTAGTTTCCTTTGGGGATGATGTTTCTCACATTAGTGAAAGATTTGGTGTTACCATTGAAACAATTCTTGAAGCTAATAGCCTTTCTTCCCAGAAACCAACCATCAATCCTTTTACCACACTTCTGGTTCCCCTTCAAGAAAAGCCATCAAGTTCACAAACGGTTATGACTCCACCGCCTCCGTCTCTGTCGCCATCGCAGCCGCCTCCGTCTTCTTCTGGTGGAAGTTCAAGCAAGACTTGGGTCTATGTGGTTGTCGGAGTTGTCGGAGGTGTAGTCTTAGTTTTAGTCCTCTTCTCCATCATTTTCAGGAAGCATTTTCACAAAatcagaaagaagaagaagaaaggcaaTTCTGTGATTGTGTCTAAGAGCTTTGAAGCAATTGAGAAACAACAGGGGAAGAAGTTGGAGGAAGATTCAGAAACATTGTCAGAGATCATATCCGACATAGCACAATCATTCAAGGTTTACAAATTCAAGGAACTGCAGAGTGCAACAAATGATTTCAGTTCCGAATTATTGATCAAAGGGTCCGTTTATCGCGGCCTTATAAATGGAGATTTAGCTGCAATCAAGAAGATAAACAGAGATGTGTCCAAAGAGGTACAATTGCTGAACAAAGTGAATCATTCTAACGTGATTCGCCTCTCCGGCGTTAGCTTCAACGAGGGACATTGGTATCTTGTTTATGAGTATGCTGCTAATGGACCATTGAGTGATTGTATTTTTATGGAAAATGGCCAGTTCTTGAGTTGGAAACAGAGAATAAAAATTGCATTGGATGTGGCCACAGGACTTGACTATCTTCACAGTTTCACTTCTCCACCTTTTATCCACAAGGATTTAAAATGTGACAACATTCTTCTAGACGCTGATTTCAGGGCGAAGATTGCCAACTTTGGCCTCGCCCGGTCGATACAAGGCGAGGAAGACGAATTTTCGATGACAAGGCACATAGTGGGGACAAGAAATTACATGGCTCCTGAGTATTTGCAAAATGGTATAGTGTCTACAAAGCTTGATGTCTACGCATTTGGGGTTATGGTGGTGGAAATACTCACTGGAAGAGATGTTGCTGCTATCTACGCGGAATATGACAAGAAGAATTTAGAAGAAATTTTAAGCAGCATAGTTAAAgaggaaggagatcatgaaaGACTAAAGGAATTTATGGATCCGTCATTGAAAGGAAATTATGCAACGGAGCATGCTGTGTTTATTATTGGAATGATtgaaaaatgtataaagaaagaTCCAGCTAGTCGACCTTCAATGCAAGACATTGTGTCATCTTTGTCCAAAGCCTTGGACTCATTGAACTGGGAATCCTTGGTTAATATCTCAGGATAG
- the LOC112720394 gene encoding uncharacterized protein: MTRGPHEPYPPPPQPPGYGSPYPPPPPQPGFPSTAPHELYPPAPPPPQPHTGYPPPRPPQSPHPPRYQGYQGYFNSGYPPPPPPHSHVVGHHHHDDDGCFSVLRGCVAALCCCCLLEECCRCCF, translated from the exons ATGACCAGAGGACCCCATGAACCATACCCTCCACCGCCACAACCACCAG GTTACGGATCTCCTTATCCACCCCCACCACCACAACCGGGGTTCCCATCGACAGCGCCACACGAACTATACCCTCCGGCGCCGCCACCACCGCAGCCACATACTGGGTACCCGCCGCCACGGCCGCCGCAGTCTCCACACCCACCACGCTATCAAGGATACCAGGGTTATTTCAATAGCGGGTATCCACCGCCACCTCCGCCGCACTCTCATGTCGTCGGACATCAccatcatgatgatgatggctgtTTTTCAGTCTTGAGAGGCTG CGTTGCAGCGCTGTGTTGCTGTTGTCTGCTAGAGGAGTGTTGTCGCTGCTGCTTTTGA
- the LOC112720395 gene encoding fatty acid elongase 3-like, with product MIFFSHKWSNCLIIALLGSWHWQPRYIPVSLRRSFRTNEKAQVTIPRPPPHSMGNRPPPSPPPSIHALITFYLSEHPSIVGFRWSHTQSWGSTWSFLFSSISLYLLVSLSLSLLLRPLRRPLPLGPLPALHSLALSLLSATIFAGIFLSAAAEIRDTRWFWRRTKTPLEWLLCFPLGTRPSGRVFFWSYLYYLSRFLHMLTTILAILRRRRLLFFQVFNHSISAFTSFLWLEFSQSFQVLAILFATLVYSLVYGYKFWTAIGFRGACFPFVLNCQIALLGCNVACHVGVFLLHFFFKGGCNGIGAWVFNSVLNGAVLLLFLNFYVRVYVFGKRERKIIHGDCDRDPREAESKARSSCPVLISGN from the coding sequence ATGATCTTTTTCTCTCACAAATGGAGTAATTGTTTAATCATCGCGCTGCTTGGCAGTTGGCACTGGCAGCCTCGCTATATCCCAGTGTCTCTCAGACGCAGTTTCCGAACAAATGAAAAAGCCCAAGTGACTATACCACGACCGCCACCGCACTCCATGGGCAACCGACCGCCGCCGTCGCCTCCACCGTCGATCCACGCCCTGATCACCTTCTACCTCTCGGAGCACCCTTCAATTGTCGGCTTCCGTTGGAGCCACACCCAATCGTGGGGCTCCACGTGGTCCTTCCTCTTCTCTTCCATATCCCTCTACCTCCTTGTCTCCCTCTCCCTATCCCTCCTCCTCCGCCCCCTCCGCCGTCCTCTTCCCCTCGGCCCCCTCCCCGCCCTCCACAGCCTCGCCTTGTCCCTCCTCTCCGCCACAATCTTCGCCGGCATATTCCTCTCCGCCGCGGCAGAGATCCGCGACACCCGGTGGTTCTGGCGCCGCACGAAGACTCCCTTGGAGTGGCTACTCTGTTTCCCACTGGGCACTCGCCCCTCCGGCCGGGTGTTCTTCTGGTCCTACCTCTACTATCTCTCCCGCTTCCTCCATATGCTCACCACCATTCTCGCAATCTTAAGACGTCGCAGGTTGTTGTTTTTTCAAGTCTTTAACCACTCCATCTCCGCCTTCACGTCATTTTTGTGGCTCGAATTCTCTCAGTCCTTTCAGGTCCTCGCAATCCTCTTCGCCACTCTTGTCTACTCCCTCGTCTACGGTTACAAGTTCTGGACAGCTATTGGCTTCCGCGGCGCCTGTTTTCCGTTCGTCCTCAACTGCCAGATCGCCCTCCTCGGTTGCAACGTTGCGTGCCACGTTGGGGTTTTCTTGCTCCACTTCTTCTTCAAGGGTGGGTGCAATGGGATTGGCGCGTGGGTCTTCAACTCTGTCCTCAACGGCGCTGTGTTGTTGCTGTTCCTCAACTTCTATGTGAGGGTTTATGTTTTTGGCAAGAGGGAGAGAAAGATTATTCATGGTGACTGTGATCGTGATCCTCGTGAGGCTGAGTCCAAGGCTCGCTCATCGTGCCCTGTTTTGATCTCTGGAAATTGA